In Oryza sativa Japonica Group chromosome 8, ASM3414082v1, the sequence ccgaggagactaaccgaattgaccgaacaaaattcggtctttcactacctaggaccgaattgattactgaatttctcggtctcggtctcgatcttttcggttcggtctttttctgcccacccctagtCATGCTCATGTAAGTAAATTTGGTGacgtggaagaaagagagggaagaaAGGAGAAACATCGTTCCTACGCATGACAACTGcttagagtcgactcttagcatttattaacgGAAAGTTTGCTGCATGATGGtgtataaaaggaaagaagtatagtaaaaaaatatttagtgcaTTAATGATTTACAAATCTTAttgtgtaacatcccggcctagggcttaataggattaatagaatactcatatcaacaagttgcaacttcttttccggaatccaatctccaaagaactccagggttaagcatgcttggcctagagcaatttgggatgggtgaccgaccgggaaattcttcccgggtgcacacgagtgaggacaaagtgtgcagaaaagacatgtgttggtcggcccggcctgggggaaggcgggacgttacataTTGTCTCTACTATTGTAGGATGGTAGTCTCTAGTGacattaattaatatagagagCTCATATTAGGGCATGTTCAATGGTAGAGATGAGTATGGTCTCTTAaacaatacaagattattaagAGACCATATCTTTACAATAGTTGAGACGACAAAGGCTCTAATCATTAACTCAAAAAATATTCCTTTTATTAATATTCTTTCTATCTTTTTACCCTCATACAACCATATTTCCATATTATATAACCATACTTCCATATTATAGTGATTAAGAGtcgttgtcatgcataacaacgatgttttgtctctcccctttctctttcttccatgtcaacAAGTATTTCTAATTAGCAACGCTAAGAGACCACTATTGATAactattgtacatgcccttGCCTAAAAAGGCTAATTCAAAGTAGGAGTAGTAATAAAGCACAAAGCACAATAATTATGAACACTAATCCACACACTCCATTGATTCAAGTACACACATGATCCACAAACTTTCCGTTCCAACAAACGTAATTTTACCGGTTCATCCCCACCGCTttccaacccccccccccccccccaaaaaaaagggCCCCCACCCTACCTTATCCCAATCCGCAAGCATCCTCTCTCACCGACATGCGGGCCCATCCCCCCGTGCCGCGTATGACGTCGGCTTCCCCTTCCGTTCCGTTCCGTCGCCGCAAGCCCAAGCCACGCActtccacgtgggccccacacggccCGTGCCCCTCACGCCCGGCCCACGACGCACCCCCtctgccacgtgggccccacgcgacCTATGCTCCTCTCTCACTGCGCGTGGGGCCCACACGTAGCGTTCCGAGCGCTGCCAGCTGGGGCCCGCCACGACCCGTTTACCTCACTGCGCGCGGGACCCACGCGGGTCtctgccagtggggcccacacgCCTCTCCTGTCCGCGACGCAACCCGTCTCTCTCTGTaaggagagggaaaaaaatacaaggcagaaaggggaaaaaaaaggaaaggaaagagaaaaaaaacgcaaggcgagagagggagggagaggagtcggaggcagcggcgcgggcgaggcgaggTGAGAGCGAGCGATAGAAATACGAGAGCGGGAGGAGaggcgaggagagagagacacAGATAAGCTCAGCCCTAACCCTAGctccccgcctcgccgccgccgccgccgccgccgccgcaccgctccCCGGGGAGCgggacgtcgccgccgcggcgcctaGGTGGGtatctcccctcctctctctctctatcccgcTCCTTGCTTCCTTGTTTGCCTCGCGTTGGGTTGGGAAGGGCTCGTGATCGGGGCGGGGGTCTCCTCCCTAGGGCTTGCGGCGGTGGGGGCGATGGGGGGATGGTGCGGTGGATCGGGGTGGGGAGGGGGATGAACGGGCGGTTTCGTCTTGTCCGGGCGGCCGATCTGAGGGGGGAGCGGTGGTTTGGTTGGTTGGTCTCGTCCGTAGTGTTGATTGCGGTATTGATGTCACAAAGGGAGGAAACCTCGTCCTGAGCTGGAATTGGCTGTGTTTGTGGCGGGTGCATCGGTGTGGATGACTCAAAGGGGTGATTGCGTGGGTTGGGATGCGATGGGAACTCTGTTCTGGAGATGGTTTACTTTGAAGCAGGAATTCTGTTGATTAGATTTGCGCATAGATTGCTTTGGTTGATCCATTATAGTGCACTTGTGCATTGTGCTGGAACGGTGGAATGCTATCTTCAGGTTGCTTACATGAGTTTACTTTGTTTGCAGGTGTGGTTGACTCAGCATATTTGTTCCGTCTGCCAGCCGCCGCCCCTAGGGATCGATGGCTGTTGTCGATCCTGTTATGTTtgacaacgacgacgaggaaggTCCGATCTCCTTCAAGAGGTCGAGCACCTCTGTGAAGAACAGGCCCACCCCCACAAAGCAGGAGGGCTCATCAGGGAATGCCGGACCTATTAGGAGCCCTAAGGCTGTTGCTTCCAATCAACAGAAGAATGGGCTGACTGGTGTTTCGAGgcctttgcaacagaggccgcAGTCAAGCAGTCCAAACCCTCGACCTTTGGGATCAGGTCAGCCGAACAGTTCCAAAGAACATAGTAGCCATAATAGTAACTCAGTGGATAAGAGTAAATTGAAAAGACCTTTCGTGGAAGATAAGTCGGATGACTCAGAAGATGACCATAAGCCAATCGGATTAAGGAGAAAGGTCGAGGATAGAAATTTGAAGAAACCTGCTGTAGGAAGTGGGACAGCAAATGATTCAGATGATGATAAACCATTGAGTCTCAAGATAAACTCAACAAAAACGCCTTCGAGTAGTGCAAATAAGGCTATTGTACTGAAAACTACACCTAAAATTGAGCAACCTGGTGATGATTCAGAGGACGATAAACCACTGGCCAGCAGGTTGCCAACTAATGCTGCTCTGAAAAGGGGAGGTAATGTTTCTGATGATTCAGAGGATGAGAAGCCATTGGCTGCCCGATTTTCGAAAGTTACTGGCAATGCATCTGCAAGTATCTCAAGTTCAAAGGACAAGGTCCTGTCTGCAAGTATAAAAGCAAGTTCTTCCAGCAAGATGTCTAACAATGACGCGAGCACATCACGAAATTCAATTAAAAGGCCAATTGACAATAATAATCAAACAAGTTCAGCTCTCAAGAAGGCGAGGCCTTCAGATGTTTCTGCGTCTGCAAGTGTCAAAAGAGAACCCAAGGCGGATGACAATGACAATGTACCTCTTTCACAAAGACTGAAAATGGGTGAGTCTTCAAAAAGCAAGCCACCTGCAAAGAATATCGTAAAGAAGAGTCCTTCATCTTTAAAGAAGGACAAcaagaaaatgaaaatgaaaatgaaaacaaagaaAACAATGAAAAATTCTCAGTTCTCAAAGACAATGAAGGTCCCTCCTGGATCTGGTGGTGGACAGAAATGGACTACCTTGGTGCACAGTGGTGTTATTTTCCCCCCTCCATACAAGCCTCATGGTGTCAAGATGCTTTACAACGGGCAACCTGTTGATCTGACGCCAGAACAAGAAGAGGTGAGATATATAACATTAGCTGATTTTTACTTTACTTTTCATCTTTTGATTTGTACCATGAGTGACATTTTAATCAGGTTCTCCTGAATCCATATCTTGCTACCAGATAATTGTTCCTCTACTAATTATCTCTGTTACAGGTTGCCACCATGTTTGCTGTGATGAAAGACACTGATTATGCATCCAAGCAAACATTCATTGACAACTTCTTCACTGATTGGAGAAAAATTCTTGGTAAAAACCATGTCATCAAGAAATTTGAGCTTTGTGATTTCACCCCGATCTATGAATGGCACCtaagagagaaggagaagaagaagcagatgACATCTGAGGTACTGCATGTTTTGTTTTGACTTATTCAGCAGAATGAATTTAGTTTTTGTGCTGGTAATCTATAAAAAGTTGTCTACGGAAGTGAACAATCTTTAAAATTCTTCTTCTGCAGGAGAAGAAAGCATTGAAGGAAGAGAAATTGAAACAAGAGGAGAAGTACATGTGGGCTATTGTAGATGGTGTTAAAGAGAAGGTATTTTTCTTTGTGCTGCAAAAATGTAGTTACAGAAAGTTATGGCTAGTAATTGTAGATATTTCTCTTGTTCCCCATTCTTCTGTTATTGTTAggtaaatgttttttttattataatctagCAATTGTTTTGTTTTACCCTAGCGTTCAATTTTGTGAATAATTTTGCACCAGATGTCAACAATGCATACCATGTGTTATACTTAGTTTGCTTCATGACATGTAATGTTGCCTCGatgttcttattttttttttaacatacaTGACAGCTGTGTCATCTTCTATCTGCTGTGCATACTAGGTTCATTTCGCATAAAATTACTCTGGGTTAAAGTACTTTGTTCCTTTCAGGTTGGCAATTTCAGAGTAGAACCACCTGGCTTGTTCAGGGGGCGCGGAGAGCATCCGAAGGTATATATATGGATACATATACTCGTCGTGCTGTTTTAAGTAAGCGACATCATTTTGATGCTTTTTTATTACATCGTTTTAGATGGGAAAACTGAAGCGCCGCATTAAACCAAGCGATATTACAATAAATATCGGAAAAGGGGCTCCGATCCCCGAATGTCCCATACCTGGAGAAAGGTACGCTGGAAATTTTCCCATTACCTTTGATGTGtaatttatatttgtgaaggGGTTGCTAGTATGTGCTCACTCTTTATTTGGTCATGTGTACTGCAGTTGGAAAGAAGTCAAACACGACAACACAGTTACATGGTTGGCCTTTTGGAATGATCCAATAAGCCAAAAAGATTTCAAGTATGTTTTCTTGGCAGCAAGCAGTGCATTAAAGGGCCAAAGTGACAAAGAGAAGTATGAGAAGTCTCGAAAATTGAAGGTGAGAGGGTTCATTGTTTGTGTCATGGAGATGTTGAGTTTGCATgtacaa encodes:
- the LOC4344685 gene encoding DNA topoisomerase 1 beta, with the translated sequence MAVVDPVMFDNDDEEGPISFKRSSTSVKNRPTPTKQEGSSGNAGPIRSPKAVASNQQKNGLTGVSRPLQQRPQSSSPNPRPLGSGQPNSSKEHSSHNSNSVDKSKLKRPFVEDKSDDSEDDHKPIGLRRKVEDRNLKKPAVGSGTANDSDDDKPLSLKINSTKTPSSSANKAIVLKTTPKIEQPGDDSEDDKPLASRLPTNAALKRGGNVSDDSEDEKPLAARFSKVTGNASASISSSKDKVLSASIKASSSSKMSNNDASTSRNSIKRPIDNNNQTSSALKKARPSDVSASASVKREPKADDNDNVPLSQRLKMGESSKSKPPAKNIVKKSPSSLKKDNKKMKMKMKTKKTMKNSQFSKTMKVPPGSGGGQKWTTLVHSGVIFPPPYKPHGVKMLYNGQPVDLTPEQEEVATMFAVMKDTDYASKQTFIDNFFTDWRKILGKNHVIKKFELCDFTPIYEWHLREKEKKKQMTSEEKKALKEEKLKQEEKYMWAIVDGVKEKVGNFRVEPPGLFRGRGEHPKMGKLKRRIKPSDITINIGKGAPIPECPIPGESWKEVKHDNTVTWLAFWNDPISQKDFKYVFLAASSALKGQSDKEKYEKSRKLKHHVHKIRDTYTKDFRSKDKTKKQIAVATYLIDKLALRAGNEKDEDEAETVGCCTLKVDNVTCVPPNKLQFDFLGKDSIRYFNTVEVELLVYKAIEEFRAGKKPGQDLFDKLDTTRLNAHLKDLMPGLTAKVFRTYNASITLDDILHKETEDGTLLEKIAVYQRANKEVAIICNHQRSVSKSHDSQMTRLNEKIDELKAQRDELKADLSKVRKGKNLGNDKDGKPKRNLAPEAFEKKISQIETKIEKMEMDKKIKEDLKTVALGTSKINYLDPRITVAWCKRHEVPIEKIFNKSLIAKFSWAMDVDPDFRF